A region from the Beduinella massiliensis genome encodes:
- a CDS encoding L-rhamnose isomerase, with amino-acid sequence MNAYELARAQYASIGVDTERALSLLLAQPISIHCWQGDDVTGFENAGEALSGGIQATGNYPGKARSPQELMQDMDKALSLVPGKHRINLHASYAVFSGAPRERDQLLPEDFDAWVDYAAARGLGIDFNPTFFSHPMVKDNLTLSSPDEAVRAFWVRHGIACRRVASAIAARLGSPVLCNVWIPDGYKDVPADRLGPRLRLQKSLDEIFAEALPGVIDCVESKVFGIGLEAFTVGSSEFYIAYAARHPSVYTLLDNGHYHPQEFVSDKIPALLCAFDKVPLHVTRPMRWDSDHVVRLEGELCEIAKEIVRNDALSRVLIGLDFFDASINRVAAWVVGVRAMQRALLQALLTPWEDLKRLQDGARFTRLLALDEEYKGYPWGAVWDEACRRAGVPEREAWLDEVEAYERDVLSKRA; translated from the coding sequence ATGAACGCATACGAATTGGCCAGGGCCCAATACGCATCCATCGGCGTGGACACCGAGCGGGCCCTCTCGCTGCTGCTCGCCCAGCCCATCTCCATCCACTGCTGGCAGGGCGACGACGTGACCGGCTTTGAAAACGCGGGCGAGGCGCTCTCCGGCGGCATTCAGGCGACGGGCAACTATCCCGGCAAGGCCCGCAGCCCCCAGGAGCTCATGCAGGACATGGACAAGGCGCTCTCGCTCGTCCCCGGCAAGCACCGCATCAACCTGCACGCGAGCTACGCCGTCTTCTCCGGCGCGCCCCGCGAGCGCGACCAGCTCCTGCCGGAGGACTTCGACGCCTGGGTGGACTACGCGGCGGCGCGCGGCCTGGGCATCGACTTTAACCCCACCTTCTTCTCGCACCCCATGGTGAAGGACAACCTGACCCTCTCGTCGCCGGACGAGGCGGTGCGCGCCTTCTGGGTGCGCCACGGCATCGCCTGCCGCCGCGTCGCCTCCGCCATCGCCGCGCGGCTGGGCTCGCCGGTGCTCTGCAACGTCTGGATTCCGGACGGCTATAAGGACGTGCCCGCCGACCGCCTGGGGCCGCGCCTGCGCCTGCAAAAGAGCCTGGACGAAATCTTCGCGGAAGCGCTGCCCGGCGTCATCGACTGCGTGGAGAGCAAGGTCTTCGGCATCGGCCTGGAGGCGTTCACCGTCGGTTCCAGCGAATTCTACATCGCCTACGCCGCGCGGCATCCCAGCGTCTACACGCTGCTGGACAACGGCCACTACCACCCGCAGGAATTCGTCAGCGACAAGATCCCCGCGCTGCTCTGCGCCTTTGACAAGGTGCCCCTGCACGTGACGCGCCCCATGCGCTGGGACAGCGACCACGTCGTGCGCCTGGAGGGCGAGCTGTGCGAAATCGCCAAGGAAATCGTGCGAAACGACGCGCTCTCCCGGGTGCTGATCGGGCTGGACTTCTTCGACGCCTCGATCAACCGCGTCGCCGCGTGGGTCGTCGGCGTCCGCGCCATGCAGCGCGCGCTGCTGCAGGCCCTGCTGACGCCCTGGGAGGACCTGAAGCGGCTGCAGGACGGCGCGCGCTTCACGCGGCTTCTGGCGCTGGACGAGGAGTACAAGGGCTATCCCTGGGGCGCTGTGTGGGACGAGGCCTGCCGCCGCGCGGGCGTGCCCGAGCGCGAGGCGTGGCTGGACGAGGTCGAGGCGTACGAACGGGACGTGCTCTCAAAGCGCGCCTGA
- the rhaD gene encoding rhamnulose-1-phosphate aldolase codes for MNSIFDIDCMREYIHTCELGWQQGWHERNGGNLTYRMTQDEAALAEPYFTYHRPYVQMGVCAPHLAGEHFIATGSGKFFQNVKRAPQDNICIVQINDAGDSFRIVWGLEKGGRPTSEFESHFMNHAVRVKATDGACRVIYHAHPANVIALTYVLPLTSRDFSRALWKSATECPVVFPQGVGVVPWMVPGGPQIALATSELMKAFDAAVWAHHGLFASGPDFDTTFGLMHTIEKAAQIHVLALSCGQGIRQTISDDDLRAIARDFHVEINEDFLD; via the coding sequence ATGAACAGCATCTTTGACATCGACTGCATGCGGGAATACATTCACACCTGCGAGCTGGGCTGGCAGCAGGGCTGGCACGAGCGCAACGGAGGCAACCTGACCTACCGCATGACGCAGGACGAGGCCGCCCTCGCGGAGCCGTACTTCACCTATCACCGCCCCTACGTTCAGATGGGCGTGTGCGCGCCGCACCTGGCGGGCGAGCACTTCATCGCCACCGGCAGCGGCAAGTTCTTTCAAAACGTCAAGCGCGCGCCGCAGGACAACATCTGCATCGTGCAGATCAACGACGCGGGCGACAGCTTCCGCATCGTCTGGGGGCTGGAAAAGGGCGGGCGGCCCACGAGCGAGTTTGAAAGCCACTTCATGAACCATGCCGTGCGCGTGAAGGCCACGGACGGCGCCTGCCGCGTGATCTACCACGCGCACCCGGCGAACGTCATCGCCCTCACCTACGTGCTGCCGCTCACGAGCCGCGACTTCTCGCGCGCCCTGTGGAAGAGCGCCACGGAATGCCCCGTCGTCTTTCCGCAGGGCGTCGGCGTCGTGCCCTGGATGGTGCCCGGCGGCCCGCAGATCGCGCTGGCGACGAGCGAGCTCATGAAGGCGTTCGATGCCGCAGTCTGGGCGCACCACGGCCTGTTCGCCTCCGGCCCGGACTTTGACACGACGTTTGGCCTGATGCACACCATCGAAAAGGCGGCCCAGATTCACGTGCTGGCGCTCTCCTGCGGCCAGGGCATCCGCCAAACCATCAGCGACGACGACCTGCGCGCCATCGCGCGCGACTTTCACGTCGAGATCAACGAAGACTTCCTGGACTGA
- the rhaB gene encoding rhamnulokinase, with amino-acid sequence MPRAYLAIDIGASSGRHMLGSIEEGQLTLREVYRFENGMQQRGGRLIWDADALFEHVLRGMEACHALGVTPVSVGIDTWAVDFALLDEAGARIGDTVAYRDSRTQGMDALLSRVLSESALYARTGIQKQPFNTVYQLLALREQEPEALLSARRLLMMPEYLHYRLTGEAISEYTNASTTALMDARARDWDFSLIDALGLPRRLFGPLHQPGERVGALSPEIAARVGFHCDVVLPPTHDTAAAVLAAPVEAGDAYLSSGTWSLMGVELDAPVLSEESRLANVTNEGGCFGSIRYLKNIMGLWIVQCIRRELPGKPDFGALAEAARAADGFEGRIDVDDPAFLAPENMTRAVQAACAASGQPVPKSPGELCACVYHSLAESYARTVRELEALTGQPIRRVCIVGGGCRNGYLNELTARACGRPVTAGPAEATALGNVLAQMLGAGELQTKEQARALVRRSFDTLSYS; translated from the coding sequence TTGCCACGGGCCTATTTGGCCATCGACATCGGCGCGTCGAGCGGGCGGCACATGCTGGGCTCCATCGAGGAGGGGCAGCTGACGCTGCGCGAGGTATACCGCTTTGAAAACGGCATGCAGCAGCGCGGCGGGCGGCTTATCTGGGACGCGGACGCGCTCTTTGAGCACGTGCTGCGCGGCATGGAGGCGTGTCATGCGCTGGGCGTGACGCCGGTCTCCGTAGGCATTGACACCTGGGCGGTGGACTTCGCGCTGCTGGACGAGGCGGGCGCGCGCATCGGGGATACGGTCGCCTATCGCGACAGCCGCACGCAGGGCATGGACGCGCTGCTCAGCCGGGTGCTGTCCGAATCCGCGCTCTACGCGCGCACCGGCATTCAAAAGCAGCCGTTTAACACGGTGTATCAGCTGCTCGCGCTGCGGGAACAGGAACCGGAGGCGCTCTTAAGTGCCCGGCGCCTGCTGATGATGCCGGAATACCTGCACTATCGCCTGACCGGCGAGGCAATCAGCGAATACACGAACGCCTCGACGACGGCGCTGATGGACGCCCGCGCGCGGGACTGGGACTTCTCCCTCATCGACGCGCTCGGCCTTCCCCGCCGTCTGTTCGGGCCCCTGCATCAGCCGGGCGAACGAGTTGGCGCGCTGTCGCCGGAAATCGCGGCGCGCGTGGGCTTTCATTGCGACGTGGTGCTGCCGCCCACGCACGACACGGCGGCGGCGGTGCTGGCCGCGCCGGTCGAGGCGGGCGACGCCTACCTGTCCAGCGGCACCTGGAGCCTGATGGGCGTGGAGCTGGACGCGCCCGTGCTGAGCGAGGAAAGCCGCCTGGCGAACGTCACGAACGAAGGCGGCTGCTTTGGGAGCATCCGCTACCTCAAAAACATCATGGGGCTCTGGATCGTCCAGTGCATCCGGCGTGAGCTTCCGGGGAAGCCGGACTTCGGCGCGCTGGCGGAAGCCGCACGGGCGGCGGACGGCTTTGAAGGCCGCATCGACGTGGACGATCCCGCCTTCCTCGCGCCGGAAAACATGACGCGGGCGGTGCAGGCGGCGTGCGCCGCGAGCGGCCAGCCCGTGCCGAAATCCCCGGGCGAGCTCTGCGCCTGCGTGTACCACAGCCTCGCGGAGAGCTATGCGCGGACGGTGCGGGAGCTGGAAGCGCTCACCGGGCAGCCCATCCGGCGCGTGTGCATCGTCGGCGGCGGGTGCAGGAACGGCTACCTGAACGAGCTGACCGCGCGCGCCTGCGGGCGTCCCGTCACGGCGGGCCCGGCGGAGGCCACGGCGCTGGGCAACGTGCTGGCGCAGATGCTCGGCGCGGGCGAGCTCCAAACGAAGGAGCAGGCGCGGGCGCTGGTGCGCCGCAGCTTCGACACCCTCTCGTATTCATAG